A genomic region of Candidatus Poribacteria bacterium contains the following coding sequences:
- a CDS encoding RNA-guided endonuclease TnpB family protein has product MYTTLYKLFRAPRNRNLKRKTWIAHTIWNYFLGWQRTRYALGLPYLSYKEMSREFTILRKSHPDMFAHWRELDSWAARQVLKRLDEGYQRLFKKIAKRPPKFRSFRKPYSFTMCPSGYKFADPVAGDKGFGIYNDHVTIMGRTYRFNLSRPIFGNIKTVTIKEDALGDFYMSVVTNHVQSHIKPMTGHAAGFDMGIKTMLTCSNGRPYESPHFYTESVNEVRTANRQLSTKQRGSQNRERARQHHARMHRKVARQREDHHWKLALELVRRFDVLFFETLNLDGMKRLWGRKVSDIGFYAFLEKVKWQAKKRGKRVECIDQWQPTTPICHVCDTCVSLELSDRTWTCEHCNTHHDRDINAAINILKVGASTFGLENVRLAIASCP; this is encoded by the coding sequence ATGTATACCACACTTTACAAACTCTTTCGTGCGCCACGCAATCGCAATCTGAAGCGAAAGACGTGGATCGCACACACAATATGGAACTACTTTCTGGGTTGGCAACGCACGCGATATGCTCTTGGGCTGCCGTATCTCTCCTACAAAGAAATGTCTCGTGAGTTTACGATTCTGCGTAAGTCGCATCCAGATATGTTTGCACACTGGCGTGAGTTAGATTCTTGGGCAGCACGTCAAGTTCTCAAACGTCTCGATGAAGGTTACCAGCGGCTCTTTAAGAAAATCGCGAAACGTCCGCCAAAGTTCAGATCGTTTCGTAAACCATACTCGTTTACGATGTGTCCATCTGGATACAAGTTTGCAGACCCTGTAGCAGGCGACAAAGGGTTTGGAATCTACAATGACCACGTGACGATCATGGGAAGGACATATCGGTTTAATCTGAGTCGCCCTATTTTTGGCAATATCAAAACTGTTACAATCAAAGAAGATGCACTTGGCGATTTTTACATGTCTGTTGTTACCAATCACGTTCAGTCCCATATCAAACCAATGACGGGTCATGCTGCTGGGTTTGATATGGGAATCAAAACAATGCTGACATGTTCTAACGGCAGACCATATGAATCGCCTCATTTTTACACCGAATCTGTAAATGAAGTAAGAACCGCCAATCGTCAATTGTCCACAAAACAGCGTGGAAGCCAGAATAGAGAACGCGCAAGACAACACCACGCACGCATGCACCGCAAGGTTGCAAGGCAACGTGAGGATCACCATTGGAAACTCGCCCTTGAACTTGTGCGTAGGTTTGATGTGCTGTTCTTTGAAACGCTGAACCTTGACGGCATGAAAAGACTTTGGGGGCGCAAGGTCTCTGATATAGGCTTCTACGCATTCTTGGAAAAAGTGAAGTGGCAAGCAAAGAAACGTGGCAAGCGTGTTGAATGCATTGATCAATGGCAACCGACAACTCCTATTTGCCACGTTTGCGATACATGTGTTTCTCTTGAATTGAGTGATAGAACATGGACGTGTGAACATTGTAACACCCATCACGACCGCGATATTAACGCAGCCATTAACATTCTTAAGGTTGGGGCATCAACCTTTGGATTAGAGAACGTTAGACTTGCAATCGCAAGCTGTCCTTAA
- a CDS encoding phytanoyl-CoA dioxygenase family protein codes for MAYLTAEDKAFFKENGYLVVRGAVEPEVVDTALDKIWESLDEDRNDPVSWIRKGYRTVPVGGEDVIRGTIYGNRVFAMGEELVGKDRLNTGGGAGPHINFPDPDREWREPRGHLDGYHTPTNGVPKGVVGSFTLGATAYLDTVEKQGGGFTVWPGSHRIWAEYFRHHDLDSLPGGVAPFDLGPSYEFTGEAGDVCFWHHQMSHTAGPNCGRRVRIALIGRYRRKDLDQIKFETPDDMWKYWDGIS; via the coding sequence ATGGCGTACTTAACAGCGGAAGATAAAGCGTTCTTTAAAGAAAACGGCTATCTGGTTGTGCGGGGTGCAGTAGAGCCAGAAGTAGTTGACACTGCGCTTGATAAGATTTGGGAGTCTCTTGACGAGGATAGAAACGATCCAGTGTCTTGGATCCGTAAGGGGTATCGCACTGTTCCTGTCGGTGGTGAAGATGTTATTCGTGGCACAATATACGGAAACCGCGTTTTCGCTATGGGCGAGGAGCTTGTTGGCAAGGATAGGTTGAATACAGGCGGTGGTGCGGGACCACACATCAATTTCCCGGATCCAGACAGAGAGTGGCGCGAGCCACGCGGACATCTTGACGGTTACCACACGCCGACGAACGGTGTACCGAAAGGCGTTGTCGGTTCCTTCACACTCGGCGCGACCGCTTATCTCGACACAGTTGAAAAACAGGGTGGTGGGTTCACGGTCTGGCCCGGTAGCCATCGAATTTGGGCGGAATATTTCAGACACCACGACTTAGATAGTCTCCCCGGTGGTGTTGCCCCGTTCGATTTAGGACCGAGTTATGAATTCACAGGTGAGGCGGGCGATGTCTGCTTCTGGCATCACCAGATGAGCCATACCGCCGGTCCGAACTGTGGGCGTCGGGTCAGAATCGCGCTCATCGGTAGATACCGTCGGAAAGATTTGGACCAAATCAAGTTTGAGACCCCCGACGATATGTGGAAGTATTGGGACGGGATTTCTTGA
- a CDS encoding mandelate racemase, with product MENVRIERIEWARLTGERPRKAGCNSRLGEHGLHVRPPIARITTTDGVSGFGFSPISPEKAAAIVGFQLSEAFDAESGVTEAFRILEYPIWDLVGKLAQKPVYAMLSGENGAFRAPCYDTSLYIDDLHLNDNAEAATLIASEALEGRARGHNAYKIKVGRGAMHMPLDKGTQRDIDVIRAVREAVGTDATILIDANNGYNLNLTKQVLGGAADANVYWMEEAFHEDARVYGILKEWLNAEGLETRIADGEGGASPHLVDWAKDGLIDIVQYDIFYPGFSRWLELGPELDASDVGTAPHHYGGHYGNYVSCHLSAKVERFEFVEWDHATTPGLDDSGYSISNGYVNVPEDPGFGLNLEETPYQKAREENGFEVRA from the coding sequence TTGGAAAATGTAAGAATTGAACGAATTGAATGGGCACGTTTGACAGGCGAACGTCCCCGGAAAGCTGGATGCAATTCAAGGTTAGGTGAACACGGATTGCATGTTCGTCCGCCTATTGCGCGGATAACCACAACAGATGGGGTTAGTGGCTTCGGGTTCTCCCCGATTTCGCCTGAAAAAGCAGCGGCTATCGTCGGATTTCAACTCAGTGAAGCATTTGACGCAGAAAGCGGTGTCACCGAGGCGTTCAGAATCCTGGAGTACCCGATCTGGGATCTCGTAGGAAAATTAGCACAAAAACCAGTCTATGCGATGCTTTCTGGCGAGAATGGCGCGTTTCGCGCACCGTGCTATGATACCTCACTCTACATTGATGATTTACATCTTAACGACAATGCTGAAGCTGCGACACTTATCGCTTCTGAGGCGTTGGAGGGAAGGGCGCGTGGACATAACGCCTATAAAATCAAGGTCGGACGGGGTGCGATGCACATGCCACTCGACAAAGGGACACAACGGGATATTGATGTCATCCGTGCCGTGCGCGAGGCTGTTGGTACCGATGCTACAATTTTGATAGATGCAAATAACGGTTATAACCTCAATCTCACCAAGCAGGTATTGGGCGGTGCCGCCGACGCAAACGTTTATTGGATGGAAGAGGCGTTCCATGAAGATGCACGGGTCTACGGTATCCTGAAAGAATGGTTGAACGCTGAGGGGTTAGAGACTCGCATCGCTGATGGCGAGGGGGGGGCATCCCCACATCTTGTGGACTGGGCGAAAGACGGTCTTATTGACATCGTTCAATACGATATTTTCTATCCGGGTTTCTCACGTTGGCTTGAACTTGGTCCTGAATTAGATGCCTCTGATGTCGGCACGGCACCGCATCATTATGGTGGTCACTACGGGAATTACGTATCGTGCCATCTTTCAGCAAAGGTTGAACGATTTGAGTTCGTTGAATGGGATCACGCGACCACACCCGGCTTAGACGATTCTGGATATTCCATCTCAAACGGTTATGTGAATGTGCCTGAGGATCCCGGCTTCGGGTTGAACTTGGAAGAAACACCTTACCAGAAAGCGCGAGAAGAGAACGGATTTGAGGTTCGCGCGTAA
- a CDS encoding DUF1854 domain-containing protein, producing MQEAIKITDEVEFLEAAKIKIARNSFEELTVELPDGTTYTNVEAIRSFPLTDSNKYISLLDSEEKEIGIIQDIKQLPRESEKVLRSELQKRYFLPKITKIHSLDGEFGVTQWVVETNRGPVTFGMRTRYDVVSLENGRVLIKDADGNRYEIENYHRLDPDSIALLETQL from the coding sequence ATGCAGGAAGCTATAAAGATTACCGATGAGGTGGAATTCCTTGAGGCTGCCAAAATCAAAATCGCACGAAATTCATTTGAAGAACTCACTGTTGAACTTCCTGATGGTACGACTTACACAAATGTGGAAGCAATCCGCTCCTTCCCCCTCACCGATTCTAATAAATATATTTCACTGTTAGACAGCGAAGAGAAAGAGATTGGTATTATTCAAGACATCAAGCAGCTACCGCGAGAGTCGGAGAAGGTTCTCAGGTCGGAGTTGCAAAAACGGTACTTTTTGCCGAAGATTACCAAAATTCACAGTTTGGATGGAGAATTTGGTGTCACACAGTGGGTCGTGGAGACAAACCGCGGTCCCGTTACCTTTGGTATGCGTACTCGATATGATGTCGTCTCTCTTGAGAATGGAAGGGTTCTTATCAAAGATGCCGATGGTAATCGCTACGAGATTGAGAACTATCATCGTTTAGATCCAGATAGCATCGCCTTGCTTGAAACCCAATTGTAG
- a CDS encoding ABC transporter ATP-binding protein — protein sequence MRKKPNGSSAFKQLDDDELTTMEEVPEELERQAHTMLADGEEIKVAVSTDLKFDGNYGKDWLIATDRRLIAFNQNGTPEHQVQEISLASVSAVEIVEMYGNNILKVRTSDKAIEVARYSRRYSPKFELATPELETLIKEANPEAEQEKKHRPQGLGKNKHKCEKCGQPLPRWSGVCVNCVEKRKLIFRLIRYSFPFWHIAVPALVLMMIIRFVSLLPSVLSQEMVDNILVPAERTISGGTLTATGEPVPDPTWGRLGGIVEGISGWFALPVAGSWGHLLTIVFLMAGFRLFAMGASAVRGYMMAWVGQNITRRLRNETYEHLNSLSLDFYNQRDTGNLMSRITSDVARLRDFIANGLQDIIGDSFTLINICIIMFLTNWKLASWTLIPVPCLIFFTIFFGKKMSKVFSVLWKRYANISTILASTIPGVRVVKAFARERYEVNRFNEETYQVFEGEMNAAKLWTLYRPIMEFIIYSGTILIWLVGGSQIFGGELSLGELVMFQALMGQFFRPVYTLCQMNERFIRAATSADRVFEIIDTPPSVADKKDAITLENIKGEVEFKDVYFSYDTEKNALNGVTFRAEAGEMIGLVGHSGAGKSTAINLITRFYDPSEGSIEIDGHDSRDIKLKALRQQVGVVLQDPFLFQGTIAENIGYSKPGATRHEIIAAAKAANAHEFIVKFPDGYDTMVGERGARVSGGERQRISIARAILKNPRILILDEATSSVDTETESNIQEALERLIRGRTVFAIAHRLSTLKYADRLVVLKDGKVDEIGTHEELLAKDGTYAGLCEKQMELSKIRAL from the coding sequence ATGCGAAAGAAGCCAAATGGAAGTTCCGCCTTTAAACAATTGGATGACGACGAGCTAACCACAATGGAAGAAGTGCCCGAGGAACTGGAGCGGCAGGCACATACTATGCTTGCGGATGGCGAAGAAATTAAAGTCGCTGTTTCAACCGATCTGAAGTTTGATGGTAACTACGGCAAAGATTGGTTGATTGCTACCGATAGGCGGCTCATCGCTTTTAATCAGAACGGCACTCCAGAACATCAGGTCCAAGAAATTTCGCTTGCATCGGTTTCGGCTGTTGAAATCGTTGAGATGTACGGAAACAACATCTTAAAGGTCCGAACGTCGGACAAAGCCATTGAAGTCGCACGCTACTCGCGCCGTTACTCGCCGAAATTTGAATTGGCGACTCCTGAACTGGAGACGTTAATCAAGGAAGCGAATCCAGAAGCGGAACAAGAGAAAAAGCACCGTCCGCAAGGACTTGGAAAAAACAAACATAAGTGTGAAAAGTGCGGACAACCACTGCCACGCTGGTCAGGAGTTTGTGTCAATTGTGTCGAAAAACGGAAACTCATCTTTCGCCTTATCAGATATTCGTTCCCTTTCTGGCACATTGCTGTTCCTGCACTCGTACTGATGATGATAATCCGGTTTGTTTCGCTTTTACCAAGCGTTCTTAGCCAGGAGATGGTTGATAATATCCTTGTCCCCGCAGAACGGACCATAAGCGGAGGCACATTGACTGCAACCGGTGAGCCGGTCCCCGATCCGACATGGGGGCGCCTTGGCGGTATTGTTGAGGGCATTTCGGGCTGGTTCGCACTGCCAGTTGCTGGAAGTTGGGGACATCTGCTCACGATTGTTTTTCTCATGGCAGGTTTCCGCCTTTTCGCTATGGGGGCTTCTGCTGTCCGCGGCTATATGATGGCGTGGGTCGGTCAGAATATCACGCGCCGCCTTCGGAACGAAACTTATGAACACCTCAACTCGCTTTCATTAGATTTTTACAATCAGCGGGATACCGGTAACCTGATGTCAAGAATCACAAGCGATGTGGCAAGGCTTCGGGATTTCATTGCCAACGGCTTACAAGACATCATCGGCGATTCATTTACGCTCATTAACATCTGCATCATCATGTTTCTCACGAATTGGAAACTGGCTTCGTGGACGCTGATTCCTGTGCCCTGTCTCATTTTCTTCACTATCTTTTTTGGGAAGAAGATGAGCAAAGTCTTTTCGGTGCTCTGGAAACGGTATGCGAATATTAGTACAATATTGGCAAGCACCATTCCAGGGGTCCGGGTCGTTAAAGCCTTCGCACGCGAGCGCTACGAAGTGAACCGATTCAACGAAGAGACATATCAGGTCTTTGAAGGCGAAATGAATGCAGCAAAGTTGTGGACGTTGTATCGTCCGATTATGGAGTTTATTATTTACTCCGGTACGATCCTGATATGGTTAGTGGGTGGTTCGCAGATTTTCGGTGGTGAGTTAAGTCTTGGTGAACTTGTGATGTTCCAAGCACTCATGGGTCAGTTCTTTAGACCGGTCTACACGCTCTGTCAGATGAACGAACGTTTCATCCGGGCTGCAACTTCTGCCGACCGTGTGTTTGAAATCATAGATACACCCCCGAGTGTCGCCGATAAAAAAGATGCGATTACCCTTGAAAATATCAAGGGTGAGGTTGAGTTCAAGGATGTCTATTTCTCTTACGACACAGAAAAGAATGCACTCAACGGGGTGACTTTCCGTGCGGAAGCGGGTGAGATGATTGGGCTTGTTGGACATAGCGGTGCGGGCAAAAGCACTGCGATTAATCTGATTACCCGTTTTTACGATCCCAGTGAAGGATCGATAGAAATTGATGGACACGATAGCCGTGATATTAAATTAAAAGCGTTACGGCAGCAAGTCGGTGTGGTCCTTCAAGATCCATTCCTGTTCCAAGGTACGATCGCTGAAAATATTGGTTATTCGAAACCGGGTGCGACTCGGCATGAGATTATTGCCGCGGCGAAAGCAGCAAATGCACATGAGTTTATCGTCAAGTTCCCCGATGGCTACGATACGATGGTCGGCGAACGAGGGGCTCGTGTATCTGGTGGCGAACGGCAGCGGATTTCTATCGCCCGCGCAATCCTGAAAAATCCGAGAATTCTTATCTTGGACGAAGCGACATCGTCTGTGGACACGGAAACTGAATCGAATATTCAGGAAGCGTTAGAACGGCTCATCCGGGGTCGTACCGTATTTGCTATCGCCCATCGACTTTCCACACTCAAATATGCCGACCGATTGGTTGTGCTGAAAGATGGGAAGGTTGATGAAATCGGCACGCATGAAGAACTTCTTGCTAAAGATGGGACTTATGCGGGTTTGTGCGAAAAACAGATGGAATTGTCAAAGATTCGTGCCTTATAG
- a CDS encoding cupin domain-containing protein, whose translation MAKIMMFKGYQGEPPIPKPAHQVQANVVTVQDGVPVKYSGCDGIGVRVVHPANPSAPAQNLGLVMFFVPPHVVLEPGSHHTEECYVILKGKGVMTLAGEKVPVEAGTFIHLPPWCEHGIENTGDESMEVLICTSPPNP comes from the coding sequence ATGGCAAAGATTATGATGTTTAAAGGGTATCAAGGCGAACCCCCTATTCCGAAACCCGCACACCAGGTCCAGGCAAACGTCGTCACAGTTCAAGACGGGGTTCCTGTGAAATATTCAGGTTGCGACGGTATCGGTGTCCGTGTCGTGCATCCAGCGAACCCAAGCGCGCCTGCACAAAACTTGGGTTTAGTTATGTTTTTTGTGCCACCGCATGTCGTTCTTGAACCGGGGAGTCATCACACTGAGGAGTGCTATGTCATTCTAAAAGGAAAAGGCGTAATGACCCTCGCCGGTGAAAAAGTTCCGGTTGAGGCGGGTACGTTCATCCATCTTCCCCCGTGGTGCGAACACGGCATTGAAAACACGGGAGATGAATCCATGGAGGTCCTCATCTGTACCTCGCCACCGAACCCGTAA
- a CDS encoding SDR family NAD(P)-dependent oxidoreductase gives MKVALEGKVAVVTGGAQGIGRAIVDALVNNGAQVAIVDIDKEAGKHTATEIQQSGGTCLFVEGDVSNASEMVSAADQIAAHFGKIEILVNNAGINTRSDRVPIHQYTLEDWQRILEIDLTGVFATSRAVIPHILAHISAEQDGKSGSEDAIGRIVNISSIAGLVPLRLQSAYVAAKAGVANLTRSMALELGPEGILVNAVAPGSTLTRGTEALFYGDDGAYTENAASLLSHIPLGRPGSTTEIAAAVLFLVSPDASYINGNILTVDGGWTAGYTRDW, from the coding sequence ATGAAGGTTGCACTTGAAGGAAAGGTTGCGGTTGTTACAGGTGGTGCGCAAGGCATCGGTCGCGCGATTGTGGATGCCTTGGTTAACAACGGCGCGCAGGTGGCAATTGTTGATATAGACAAAGAAGCAGGCAAGCACACTGCTACAGAAATTCAACAGAGCGGCGGGACGTGTCTGTTTGTAGAAGGTGATGTATCTAACGCCTCAGAGATGGTGTCTGCTGCCGATCAGATTGCGGCGCATTTTGGTAAGATTGAGATTCTGGTGAACAATGCGGGAATTAACACGCGGAGCGATAGGGTCCCAATTCATCAGTATACGCTTGAGGATTGGCAACGCATTTTGGAGATAGACCTTACCGGTGTTTTTGCGACGAGTCGTGCTGTTATTCCACATATCCTTGCCCACATATCTGCTGAACAAGATGGCAAATCTGGTTCTGAGGATGCCATTGGTAGAATTGTTAACATCAGTTCCATCGCCGGGTTAGTGCCTTTGCGCTTACAGAGTGCTTACGTCGCCGCGAAAGCCGGGGTCGCCAATCTGACGCGTTCTATGGCGTTAGAACTCGGACCGGAAGGCATTTTGGTTAACGCTGTCGCTCCAGGTTCGACACTGACCCGCGGCACGGAAGCCCTCTTTTACGGAGATGATGGGGCGTACACAGAAAACGCCGCGAGTCTGCTATCACATATTCCACTCGGCAGACCCGGGAGTACCACGGAGATCGCAGCAGCGGTGCTTTTTCTTGTCTCGCCAGACGCGAGTTATATTAACGGTAATATCCTGACGGTAGACGGCGGATGGACCGCTGGCTACACACGAGATTGGTAA
- a CDS encoding Na+/H+ antiporter NhaC family protein, whose protein sequence is MRPLTDHHRVSREKLAFLVDSTSAPIAGLAFVSTWIGYEVGLFNDVAETIGLDRDGYSMFFDALGFRFYCILTIIFVIINAISGKDYGAMHKAETRARETGDVAASDAEALGHAASFTSLPNAVVQPLSAVLPLLALFGLLLGGFWIDGKGTGSILSLTAWRDALSAADNVKILACAAASAFVLAIVCARWLSKLQFSEIVPVIWGGVKGSLTPLSILLLAWGLKASCDRLMTGQFLATMLSDVVSPLWFPIFVFVCASVTSFATGTSWGTMAILIPTAIPVAFSLDNGSYGLTTVICLGAVLDGAIFGDHCSPLSDTTILSSIASSCDPLHHVRTQLPYSLTVATIALFCGYLPAALGSASAIGIASGTGVIVLLFFGLAGFRRIQESRNA, encoded by the coding sequence ATGCGTCCGCTCACTGACCACCATCGCGTCAGTCGTGAAAAGTTGGCGTTTCTTGTGGATTCGACCAGCGCGCCGATTGCGGGCCTAGCATTTGTTAGCACTTGGATCGGTTATGAAGTCGGTCTCTTTAACGATGTCGCGGAGACAATCGGACTTGACCGTGATGGATATTCGATGTTCTTCGATGCCCTCGGTTTTCGGTTTTACTGCATTCTGACGATTATCTTTGTTATCATCAATGCGATTAGTGGTAAAGATTACGGCGCGATGCACAAAGCAGAGACCCGCGCACGAGAGACAGGAGATGTTGCCGCTTCAGATGCCGAGGCACTCGGACACGCCGCATCCTTTACCAGTTTGCCAAACGCCGTTGTCCAACCCTTATCAGCAGTTTTGCCGCTCTTAGCACTTTTTGGGCTGCTCTTAGGGGGTTTCTGGATAGATGGCAAGGGGACGGGATCTATTCTCTCACTCACGGCTTGGCGAGATGCCCTATCAGCAGCAGATAATGTCAAGATTCTCGCATGTGCCGCCGCAAGTGCATTTGTTCTGGCAATCGTCTGTGCGCGCTGGCTCTCGAAACTGCAGTTCTCAGAGATCGTTCCGGTCATCTGGGGTGGTGTGAAGGGGAGTCTCACACCGTTGAGCATTCTGTTATTGGCGTGGGGGTTAAAAGCGAGTTGCGATAGATTGATGACGGGTCAATTTCTTGCGACAATGCTGAGTGATGTTGTTTCCCCACTCTGGTTTCCGATTTTCGTCTTTGTTTGTGCCTCTGTGACCTCTTTCGCGACCGGCACGAGTTGGGGGACGATGGCAATCCTAATTCCGACGGCTATTCCCGTGGCATTCTCGCTCGACAACGGAAGTTATGGTCTAACGACAGTTATTTGCCTTGGCGCGGTGTTAGATGGTGCGATTTTTGGGGATCACTGTTCGCCGCTTTCTGATACAACGATTCTCAGTTCTATCGCCAGTAGTTGTGATCCATTACACCATGTCAGAACGCAGTTGCCTTATAGTCTCACTGTCGCAACGATCGCGCTGTTTTGTGGTTATCTGCCTGCTGCGCTCGGTAGTGCTTCGGCAATCGGTATTGCCAGCGGGACGGGTGTGATTGTTTTGTTGTTTTTTGGTCTTGCTGGTTTTCGCAGAATTCAAGAATCACGTAATGCTTAG